In the genome of Henningerozyma blattae CBS 6284 chromosome 5, complete genome, one region contains:
- the ADE57 gene encoding bifunctional aminoimidazole ribotide synthase/glycinamide ribotide synthase (similar to Saccharomyces cerevisiae ADE5,7 (YGL234W); ancestral locus Anc_3.557): MSSSAKTLTLLVLGSGGREHALLWRLAQSSVVTTIYVAPGNPGMIPRDNNTGSQAELVALPQFGTTPEHFPALVSFASSHNVDLVIPGPEQPLIDGVADAFRHSGIAVFGPSREAAQLEASKTFAKDFMDRWNIPTASYANFTSCEKALQYIRSLSEFPVVVKADGVAAGKGVLIAMTLGEAEQAVKTIMVERRFGQAGDSVVIEQFLVGQELSVLTITDGFTHVNLPPAQDHKRIGDGDTGLNTGGMGAYAPAPVATPQLMSEIDSTIIAPTIAGMRRDARPFVGVLFTGLILTEKGPRVLEYNTRMGDPETQAVLPLVSRETDFARLLLAAATNCLDSVPLRILQDKFSTAIVMSSHGYPESNYQRGDVITVDPAFYQLTNTQLFYAGVSLSDNNELITSGGRVLAISSMADSIKQSVDNAYKAVKLVNFSRCYYRKDIAHNALENDTTSPAQITYADSGVSVDNGNALVQQIKAKVKSTTRPGSDADIGGFGGVFDLHAAGFPNASESLLVAATDGVGTKLIIAQETGIHNTVGVDLVAMNVNDLVVQGAEPLFFLDYFATGNLELPIAVDFVSGVADGCIQSGCSLVGGETSEMPGMYPPGHYDTNGTAVGAVLKKNILPKKLQMSEGDVLLGLASDGVHSNGFSLVRKIVQHANVNWSDPCPWDNKNTFGEAILTPTRIYVKQLLPVINQQLVLGLAHITGGGLVENIPRALPDELQAVVDMNAWKLPEVFKWFGKAGNVPIDDILKTFNMGIGMVVILKQENVAKVTSLLESAGETVYKIGQLQKKPSNEPGCVVRNAIDLY; this comes from the coding sequence ATGTCGTCTTCTGCTAAAACCCTCACACTTCTCGTCCTTGGCTCTGGCGGCCGTGAACATGCTCTTTTATGGCGTCTAGCTCAATCCAGTGTTGTCACCACGATTTATGTGGCTCCGGGGAATCCAGGTATGATTCCTCGTGATAACAATACTGGCTCTCAGGCTGAACTCGTGGCGCTGCCACAGTTTGGCACCACTCCGGAACATTTCCCTGCTTTGGTATCGTTTGCGTCTAGTCATAATGTGGATCTTGTCATTCCAGGTCCAGAACAACCTTTGATCGATGGTGTAGCAGATGCCTTCCGTCATTCAGGGATTGCTGTTTTTGGTCCATCTCGTGAAGCTGCTCAATTAGAGGCTTCCAAGACGTTTGCCAAGGACTTCATGGATCGTTGGAATATTCCAACTGCATCTTATGCAAATTTCACTAGCTGTGAAAAAGCTCTACAATATATCCGTTCGCTTTCGGAATTCCCCGTAGTGGTAAAAGCCGACGGTGTAGCCGCCGGGAAAGGCGTTTTAATTGCCATGACGTTGGGTGAAGCCGAACAAGCTGTTAAAACTATAATGGTGGAACGTAGGTTTGGTCAAGCCGGTGATTCTGTTGTCATTGAACAGTTCTTGGTCGGCCAAGAATTGTCTGTCCTCACAATCACCGATGGTTTCACCCATGTCAATCTGCCTCCTGCTCAGGATCACAAGAGAATTGGTGATGGTGATACCGGGTTGAATACTGGTGGTATGGGTGCTTATGCCCCTGCCCCAGTGGCCACTCCACAATTGATGTCTGAAATCGATTCCACCATCATTGCTCCTACTATTGCGGGTATGCGTCGTGATGCTCGTCCCTTTGTTGGTGTCTTGTTCACGGGTTTAATCTTGACTGAAAAGGGGCCTCGTGTATTAGAATATAACACTCGTATGGGTGATCCAGAGACTCAAGCTGTATTGCCTCTTGTTTCTCGCGAGACTGACTTTGCTCGCCTATTGTTGGCTGCTGCCACCAATTGTTTGGATTCTGTGCCTTTGAGAATTTTACAAGATAAATTCTCCACTGCTATTGTCATGTCTTCCCATGGTTATCCAGAAAGTAATTATCAACGTGGAGATGTCATTACAGTGGATCCAGCATTCTACCAATTGACCAACACTCAATTATTCTATGCAGGTGTTTCTTTATCCGACAATAATGAACTAATCACTTCAGGTGGTCGTGTTCTGGCCATCTCTTCCATGGCCGATTCTATTAAACAATCGGTAGATAACGCTTACAAGGCAGTGAAActtgtaaatttttcacgTTGTTATTACCGTAAGGATATTGCTCATAATGCTTTGGAAAATGATACCACATCTCCAGCTCAAATTACTTATGCTGATTCTGGTGTTTCTGTAGATAACGGGAATGCTCTTGTGCAACAAATCAAAGCCAAAGTTAAATCCACAACAAGACCAGGTTCAGATGCCGATATTGGTGGGTTTGGTGGTGTTTTCGATTTACATGCTGCAGGTTTCCCCAATGCATCAGAATCTCTCCTCGTTGCCGCCACTGATGGTGTTGGTACTAAACTTATAATCGCTCAAGAAACTGGGATTCATAACACAGTTGGGGTCGATTTGGTCGCCATGAATGTAAACGATCTTGTCGTTCAAGGTGCAGAACCTTTGTTTTTCCTAGATTATTTCGCAACAGGTAATTTAGAACTCCCCATTGCAGTGGACTTCGTCTCTGGTGTAGCTGATGGTTGTATTCAAAGTGGTTGTTCTCTTGTTGGGGGTGAAACTTCGGAAATGCCAGGAATGTATCCACCAGGTCATTACGATACAAACGGTACTGCAGTAGGTGCtgttttaaagaaaaatatcttacctaaaaaattacaaatgtCTGAAGGTGATGTTCTATTGGGTCTTGCTTCAGATGGTGTCCATTCTAATGGATTTTCTTTAGTACGTAAGATTGTACAACATGCAAATGTCAATTGGTCTGATCCATGTCCTTGGGACAACAAAAACACCTTTGGTGAAGCCATCCTAACACCAACACGTATTTATGTGAAACAATTATTACCAGTCATCAATCAACAATTAGTTTTAGGTTTAGCACATATCACAGGTGGTGGTCTTGTGGAAAACATTCCTCGTGCCTTACCAGATGAATTACAAGCTGTTGTTGATATGAACGCTTGGAAATTACCTGAAGTGTTTAAATGGTTCGGTAAAGCTGGTAACGTTCCAATAGATGATATCTTAAAGACTTTCAATATGGGGATCGGTATGGTTGTTATActaaaacaagaaaatgtTGCCAAAGTGACATCGCTTCTGGAAAGTGCGGGTGAAACCGTTTACAAGATTGGTCAATTACAAAAGAAACCATCGAACGAACCAGGTTGTGTGGTTAGAAATGCTATTGATTTATactaa
- the MRX20 gene encoding Mrx20p (similar to Saccharomyces cerevisiae YFR045W; ancestral locus Anc_3.556) codes for MCYGNWEILISTQVVAGTVAALVQTTLLYPFEFFKSVFQLQRNVKDCPKYIQGGSHQFKTYFAGCLSVNVGILLKTGTRFYVFDKVNEMLEGENILGSRVVVAGGITGFMESLCIVPFENVKMLMMENALIQSYRREHPNEKLALTEIKSKHAHKKTFHKKANLSQNEISFLQYEKSPSNGLFGGIRELYSTKGIRGFYQGCGLTIFRQVGNSVTLFTSFTILSQLLSNQNTGRMDSYTTVAVSLLSASSVVAITQPIDVMKTRMQSKYAWKYYTNSLNCAYRLAVEEGIGKFWKGWAPRLMKIGLSSTVSISMYTYVSNVLNTMRHDGVLK; via the exons ATGTGTTATGGAAATTGGGAAATTTTAA TTTCCACTCAAGTTGTTGCTGGAACTGTAGCCGCACTCGTGCAAACAACATTACTATATccttttgaattttttaaatcagtATTTCAACTTCAAAGAAATGTTAAGGATTGTCCCAAATATATTCAAGGGGGTTCACATCAGTTTAAGACTTATTTTGCTGGTTGTTTATCGGTAAATGTGGGAATTCTATTGAAAACAGGAACACGATTTTATGTGTTTGATAAAGTTAATGAAATGTTGGAAGGAGAAAATATCTTGGGAAGTCgagttgttgttgctgGTGGTATTACAGGATTTATGGAAAGTTTGTGTATAGTTCCATTTGAAAACGTTAAAATGTTGATGATGGAAAATGCATTAATTCAATCTTATAGAAGAGAGCATCCTAATGAAAAGCTTGCCCTTACAGAAATAAAATCTAAACATGCtcataaaaaaacatttcATAAGAAAGCAAACTTATCACAGAATGAGATTTCATTTCTACAATATGAAAAATCGCCATCGAATGGTTTATTTGGAGGGATCAGAGAGTTATATTCCACAAAAGGAATCAGAGGATTTTATCAAGGGTGTGGTTTAACGATTTTTAGACAAGTAGGGAACTCTGTGACTTTGTTTACTAGTTTTACAATATTGAGTCAATTGTTGAGCAATCAAAATACAGGCCGTATGGATAGTTATACAACTGTAGCGGTAAGTCTTTTATCGGCTAGTTCAGTGGTTGCCATTACTCAACCTATTGATGTGATGAAGACAAGAATGCAAAGTAAGTATGCATGGAAATATTACACGAATTCTTTGAATTGTGCTTACCGTTTGGCTGTAGAGGAAGGGATTGGTAAGTTTTGGAAAGGATGGGCACCTAGGTTGATGAAAATTGGATTATCTAGTACAGTTTCTATATCTATGTATACGTATGTGTCCAATGTACTTAATACTATGAGGCACGATGGtgtattaaaataa